Proteins co-encoded in one Pseudarthrobacter chlorophenolicus A6 genomic window:
- a CDS encoding LysR family transcriptional regulator, whose protein sequence is MIDIGSLRALAAIEQYRSVIAASEAMGFSPSAVSQQVKKLEKEAGFALLERRGRGVLLTERGVALAAYGRRILAELEELQSTLLADPAKPSGQLRVVAFSTACRGLVGPLLGKLAVSESGLDVSVLAEDPREAVARVANGEADLGLVHNWNSVPLVIPEHLSLEWLCEDIADVLVHSSHPLAARSGVTPADLVDEQWISTPHGAICNEALLRIFADLGRVPDIKVYDPDFATHIALVEQAAVVALVPRLGRPALPGDVVAVPVTDPVQARQVGIVHRRTMTASPGIRYVSGLLREIAASGPGEP, encoded by the coding sequence ATGATCGATATTGGCTCCCTCCGGGCCCTGGCCGCGATCGAGCAGTACCGGTCCGTCATTGCGGCCTCCGAGGCCATGGGGTTCAGCCCCTCGGCCGTCTCCCAGCAGGTGAAGAAGCTGGAGAAGGAAGCAGGCTTCGCCTTGCTGGAACGCCGCGGACGGGGCGTGCTGCTCACTGAACGTGGTGTGGCGCTGGCGGCCTATGGGCGGCGCATCCTTGCCGAACTCGAAGAACTCCAGTCAACCCTGCTCGCAGATCCGGCCAAGCCCAGCGGGCAGCTGCGGGTGGTGGCGTTTTCCACCGCATGCCGCGGGCTGGTGGGGCCGCTGCTGGGCAAGCTGGCTGTAAGCGAAAGCGGCCTGGACGTCAGCGTCCTTGCCGAGGACCCGCGCGAGGCCGTGGCCCGGGTTGCCAACGGCGAGGCGGACCTGGGCCTGGTGCACAACTGGAATTCCGTGCCACTGGTGATTCCCGAGCATCTGTCGCTGGAGTGGCTGTGCGAGGACATCGCCGACGTCCTGGTGCACAGCAGCCATCCACTGGCAGCACGTTCCGGCGTCACACCGGCGGACCTGGTGGATGAGCAGTGGATCAGCACCCCGCACGGGGCCATCTGCAACGAGGCCCTGCTGAGGATCTTCGCCGATCTTGGCCGGGTTCCCGACATCAAGGTCTACGACCCCGATTTCGCCACCCACATCGCACTCGTGGAGCAGGCCGCCGTGGTGGCGTTGGTTCCGCGGCTGGGCCGTCCCGCGTTGCCTGGGGACGTGGTGGCGGTGCCCGTCACGGATCCCGTCCAGGCGCGGCAGGTGGGCATTGTCCACCGCAGGACCATGACGGCCAGCCCCGGCATCCGGTACGTATCAGGACTGCTGCGGGAGATCGCTGCTAGTGGGCCCGGGGAACCTTGA
- a CDS encoding glyoxalase superfamily protein, translating into MDWKLELVFVPVSDVDRAKDFYVNKVGFKADFDARPSESIRFVQLTPPGSACSICIGEGLTDAPPGTGSNLQLVVSDIQAAHEHLKNNGVDVSDVDVQDWGHFVYFADPDGNRWAVQYIPGR; encoded by the coding sequence ATGGACTGGAAACTTGAACTCGTGTTTGTCCCCGTGTCCGATGTGGACCGCGCCAAGGATTTCTACGTTAACAAGGTGGGTTTCAAAGCCGACTTCGACGCACGCCCGTCGGAGTCCATCCGCTTTGTTCAGCTGACCCCGCCCGGTTCGGCATGTTCCATCTGCATCGGTGAGGGACTCACGGACGCACCTCCCGGCACCGGCTCAAACCTCCAGCTGGTGGTCAGCGACATCCAGGCCGCCCACGAGCACCTGAAGAACAACGGTGTGGACGTCAGCGACGTGGACGTCCAGGATTGGGGCCACTTCGTGTACTTCGCGGACCCCGACGGCAACCGCTGGGCCGTCCAGTACATCCCCGGACGGTAA
- the upp gene encoding uracil phosphoribosyltransferase codes for MRTLVVDHPLVAHKLTVLRDKNTPSPVFRQLTEELVTLLAYEATREVRTEPVTIQTPVSTTVGTAFTKPTPLVVPILRAGLGMLEGMTKLVPTAEVGFLGMARDEETLDIITYAERLPDDLTGRQVFVLDPMLATGGTLREAIKFLFKRGASDVTCICLLAAPEGLAKLEEELGEANVHIVLASIDEKLNEKSYIVPGLGDAGDRLYGIAG; via the coding sequence ATGCGCACTCTCGTTGTGGACCACCCGCTGGTCGCCCATAAGCTCACCGTTCTCCGGGACAAGAACACTCCCTCCCCGGTTTTCCGGCAGCTGACGGAGGAACTGGTGACGCTGCTGGCGTACGAGGCCACACGCGAGGTCCGCACCGAACCCGTCACCATCCAGACGCCGGTCAGCACCACCGTGGGCACGGCCTTCACCAAGCCCACGCCGCTGGTGGTCCCCATCCTGCGCGCCGGCCTCGGCATGCTGGAGGGTATGACCAAGCTGGTTCCCACGGCCGAGGTTGGCTTCCTGGGAATGGCCCGCGACGAGGAAACCCTGGATATCATCACCTACGCCGAGCGCCTGCCCGATGACCTTACCGGCCGGCAGGTCTTTGTGCTGGATCCTATGCTTGCCACCGGCGGCACGCTGCGTGAGGCCATTAAGTTCCTGTTCAAGCGCGGCGCCTCCGACGTCACCTGCATCTGCCTGCTGGCCGCCCCGGAAGGCCTGGCCAAGCTGGAAGAGGAGCTGGGCGAGGCAAACGTGCACATCGTCCTGGCGTCGATCGACGAGAAGCTGAACGAAAAGTCCTACATCGTTCCCGGCCTGGGGGATGCGGGAGACCGGCTGTACGGCATCGCCGGCTGA
- a CDS encoding EamA family transporter encodes MNLRNSLLAVLVAILWGLNFVAIDIGLHPGGGDVPPLLFVAMRFVLVVLPWIFFVRKPDVSWTAIIGVGLFMSAGQFGLLYLAMALGMPAGLASLVLQAQVLLTVLLAAVFLGERPGRRQLAGVVLGVAGLAIVAVGRSAVAPLLPFLIVLAAALSWAAGNVIARKARAASGLGLVVWSGAVVPLPLFGLSLLVDGPGAVLGTLGHLQAPTLLSALYTAVFASLVGYGIWNRLLASHPSSAVVPFTLLVPVVGMGAAWLVLAEIPTPTEVTGGLLLLAGVATAVLNFSRKPPQRPVTGPLPDFGDGRRAGVDGNLAGGRVPGGR; translated from the coding sequence GTGAACCTCCGCAACTCCCTCCTCGCCGTCCTGGTCGCCATCCTGTGGGGCCTGAATTTCGTGGCCATTGACATCGGGCTGCACCCCGGGGGAGGGGATGTCCCGCCCCTGCTGTTCGTGGCAATGCGCTTCGTCCTGGTGGTGCTCCCGTGGATCTTCTTTGTCCGCAAGCCGGATGTCAGCTGGACGGCGATCATCGGCGTCGGCCTCTTCATGAGTGCCGGGCAGTTCGGGCTGCTTTACCTGGCCATGGCGCTGGGGATGCCGGCAGGGCTCGCTTCCTTGGTCCTGCAGGCGCAGGTGCTCCTGACGGTCCTGCTGGCCGCCGTCTTCCTCGGTGAACGCCCAGGACGCCGCCAGCTTGCCGGCGTGGTGCTGGGCGTGGCGGGGTTGGCGATCGTCGCCGTGGGCCGCAGCGCCGTGGCGCCCCTGCTGCCCTTCCTGATCGTCCTCGCGGCCGCATTGTCCTGGGCCGCCGGGAACGTCATTGCCAGGAAGGCGCGGGCGGCCTCGGGCCTGGGCCTGGTGGTGTGGTCCGGCGCAGTGGTGCCGCTGCCCCTCTTCGGACTGTCGCTGCTGGTGGATGGCCCCGGCGCGGTGCTGGGGACGCTCGGGCACCTGCAGGCGCCCACGCTGCTGAGCGCGCTGTATACGGCCGTGTTCGCCTCACTGGTGGGCTACGGAATCTGGAACCGGCTGCTGGCCAGCCACCCGTCATCGGCCGTTGTCCCCTTCACCCTGCTGGTGCCTGTGGTGGGCATGGGTGCGGCCTGGCTGGTGCTGGCGGAAATACCCACGCCAACCGAAGTTACGGGCGGGCTGCTGCTTCTCGCGGGAGTGGCGACGGCAGTGCTGAACTTCAGCCGCAAGCCGCCTCAGCGGCCCGTGACTGGGCCGTTGCCGGATTTCGGGGACGGGCGGCGGGCAGGCGTGGACGGCAACCTTGCCGGCGGCCGGGTTCCCGGGGGACGCTGA
- a CDS encoding phosphatase PAP2 family protein, with amino-acid sequence MSTVRDRVDRWIKPYAALWLTMAVGGTLIVAMALFGAEVYSDVVDDEGLASLDIPALDYSQSLRNPGLDAFVTGFTNIGGGIGMPILATILTAWLTFLSRSWRPLLLVGGAAAVSTAATTLGKRLVGRTRPDHSEAVPPYEDSPSFPSGHTLNTTVVIGVLVYLICLQFQVLSARITAITAGAVFIIAMGLSRVFLGHHWLTDVIAGWTLGLAWVGFVILAHRMFHLIRRREHAGPAPTFEHPVVRDVVADAMHHDGGSHPRGADHTGADHDGGSHPRGADHTGADHDGGTHHAGHGRHPERGTTDSGRDSAG; translated from the coding sequence GTGAGTACCGTTCGGGACCGCGTGGACCGTTGGATCAAACCGTATGCCGCGTTGTGGCTGACCATGGCTGTGGGCGGAACGCTGATTGTCGCCATGGCTCTCTTCGGTGCCGAAGTGTATTCGGACGTGGTGGATGACGAAGGCCTGGCGAGCCTCGACATCCCTGCGCTGGACTATTCCCAATCGCTGCGCAATCCCGGACTTGATGCGTTCGTCACGGGCTTCACCAACATTGGCGGCGGCATCGGCATGCCCATCCTCGCCACGATCCTGACCGCGTGGCTGACCTTCCTCAGCAGGTCCTGGCGCCCGCTTCTCCTCGTCGGCGGTGCGGCTGCGGTCTCCACAGCGGCCACCACCCTGGGCAAGCGGCTGGTGGGGCGGACCCGCCCGGACCACTCCGAAGCCGTCCCGCCCTACGAAGACTCTCCGTCGTTCCCCAGCGGCCACACCCTTAACACCACGGTGGTGATCGGCGTGCTGGTGTACCTCATTTGCCTGCAGTTCCAGGTCCTCAGCGCGCGCATCACTGCCATCACCGCCGGCGCGGTGTTCATTATTGCCATGGGCCTGAGCAGGGTCTTCCTGGGCCATCACTGGCTGACCGACGTCATTGCCGGCTGGACGCTGGGCCTGGCATGGGTGGGGTTCGTCATCCTGGCCCATCGGATGTTCCACCTGATACGGCGCCGGGAACACGCCGGTCCGGCGCCCACGTTCGAGCATCCCGTGGTGCGTGACGTCGTGGCAGACGCCATGCACCACGACGGCGGATCGCACCCACGCGGCGCAGATCACACCGGCGCGGATCACGACGGCGGATCGCACCCACGCGGCGCAGATCACACCGGCGCGGATCACGACGGCGGGACGCACCACGCAGGCCACGGCCGGCACCCGGAGCGGGGAACCACGGACTCCGGCAGGGACAGCGCCGGATGA
- a CDS encoding response regulator transcription factor: protein MATSHSMTNNLPKLSHPDGSPIRALVVDDEPSLSELMSMGLRMAGWSVAVAADGPEAVKLAKDFRPDVLVLDVMLPGFDGVELLGRIRAFAPEVPALFLTAKDAVQDRIVGLAAGGDDYVTKPFSMEEVILRLHRLVQRSGVAAMDTAELVVGDLVLNVDTREVTRAGDDVQLTATQFELLRYLMENPKRVISKAQILDRVWDYDFGGQANIVELYISYLRKKIDAVHPPMIHTVRGAGYVIKPAD, encoded by the coding sequence ATGGCCACCTCGCACTCCATGACCAACAACCTCCCCAAGCTCTCCCACCCGGACGGCTCCCCCATCCGCGCCCTGGTGGTGGATGACGAACCCAGCCTTTCCGAGCTGATGAGCATGGGCCTGCGGATGGCGGGCTGGTCCGTGGCAGTGGCGGCGGACGGCCCCGAGGCGGTGAAGCTGGCCAAGGACTTCCGTCCCGACGTCCTGGTGCTGGACGTCATGCTTCCGGGGTTCGACGGCGTGGAGCTGCTCGGCAGGATCCGCGCTTTTGCGCCGGAGGTGCCAGCCCTCTTCCTCACCGCGAAGGACGCAGTCCAGGACCGGATCGTCGGACTGGCCGCCGGCGGCGACGATTACGTCACCAAACCGTTCAGCATGGAGGAAGTCATCCTTCGCCTGCATCGGCTGGTGCAGCGCTCAGGTGTCGCAGCCATGGACACTGCCGAACTGGTGGTGGGCGACCTGGTGCTGAACGTAGACACCCGGGAAGTCACCCGCGCCGGGGATGACGTGCAGCTGACAGCCACCCAGTTCGAACTGCTCCGCTACCTCATGGAAAACCCCAAGCGGGTCATCAGCAAGGCGCAGATCCTTGACCGGGTGTGGGACTACGACTTCGGCGGCCAGGCCAACATCGTGGAGCTCTACATCTCCTACCTGCGCAAGAAGATCGACGCCGTCCACCCGCCTATGATCCACACCGTCCGCGGGGCCGGCTACGTCATCAAGCCGGCGGACTAG
- a CDS encoding winged helix-turn-helix domain-containing protein, with protein MSVASGYVHISVRNAAKAGQPSGLRPGFGPRPSLAPTSGSSFPAQGYAPQGYNPNSYGQLRAVQPTETAAPITAPTPVVAGPNAVRPVPNENVARGFVLYMGIDEETAAAAGTSIAKLAQEIRAYAQSLVTGAESYAAVAVAPAGTPGSALDVVRSTFGDPTVNARQRTEAPRPQQPQEPRPSGVLIDLARREVHLDGESLNLTFKEFELLNYLVENGTRTVGRDELLEGLWRNAEEVPNERTIDVHIRRLRSKLGRLANTVRTVRGQGYRFYEHPEVVVWAAPEYSI; from the coding sequence ATGTCAGTTGCATCCGGATACGTCCACATCTCCGTCCGTAACGCCGCCAAGGCAGGCCAGCCGTCCGGCCTCCGCCCGGGCTTCGGTCCCCGCCCCTCGCTTGCTCCGACGTCCGGAAGCAGCTTCCCGGCGCAGGGTTACGCACCGCAGGGCTACAACCCCAACTCCTACGGCCAGCTCCGCGCCGTGCAGCCCACGGAGACCGCGGCGCCCATCACCGCCCCCACCCCCGTGGTGGCAGGGCCCAACGCCGTCCGGCCGGTTCCCAACGAGAACGTGGCCCGCGGGTTCGTTCTGTACATGGGCATTGATGAGGAAACCGCCGCAGCTGCCGGCACCTCCATCGCCAAACTCGCCCAGGAAATCCGGGCCTACGCCCAGTCCCTGGTGACCGGCGCCGAAAGCTACGCCGCCGTCGCGGTTGCCCCTGCCGGCACCCCCGGTTCCGCGCTCGACGTCGTCCGTTCCACCTTCGGCGACCCCACCGTCAACGCCCGGCAGCGCACCGAGGCACCCCGGCCCCAGCAGCCGCAGGAGCCCCGCCCGTCCGGCGTCCTGATCGACCTTGCCCGCCGCGAAGTCCACCTTGACGGCGAATCCCTCAACCTGACCTTCAAGGAGTTCGAACTCCTGAACTACCTGGTGGAAAACGGCACCCGCACGGTGGGCCGCGACGAACTGCTCGAAGGCCTGTGGCGCAACGCCGAAGAGGTCCCCAACGAGCGCACCATCGATGTCCACATCCGCCGCCTGCGCTCCAAGCTCGGCCGGCTGGCCAACACCGTCCGCACGGTCCGCGGCCAGGGCTACCGGTTTTACGAGCACCCCGAGGTTGTCGTCTGGGCCGCTCCGGAATACTCGATCTGA
- a CDS encoding sensor histidine kinase — protein sequence MTPSEAPYARSWLRPATWHLRTRLIALAMALLIAICGAVGIVSYASMDAFLTRQLDDQLSQAANLADNPGRPPFGGFNGRDPLDARGQRIGTVNASIRNGQVSSGGFLASDTTRQPLSTEDKETLLELDANSRPVDRSMSNGDYRLIAVQTNSGDILVTGLPLATKESTLRSLVWTFVFVSLGGLLLIGLVGTVLIRRTMKPLEQLSEVATRVSELPLDAGEVALAVRVPPSNSNPGTEVGSVGHALNLMLDNVASALEARQKSETKVRQFVADASHELRTPLTAIRGYTELMRMTEDFTPDGQKSLARVQSQSERMTALVEDLLLLARLDEGQPLKLAEVDLTQLVVESVSDEKVMAPSHTWRLDLPAEPVLVNGDGAQLRQVLMNLLSNARKHTPAGTTVVAGVGTAPDGAAVVTVTDDGGGIPADFVDHVFSRFARADAARKGRGDQAGAAVAEGTSGLGLSIVQSIVEAHGGRVTVTSRPGMTEFALRLPSVA from the coding sequence ATGACCCCTTCAGAAGCTCCTTACGCCCGGAGCTGGCTTAGGCCGGCAACCTGGCACCTGCGCACCCGGCTGATCGCCCTGGCCATGGCCCTGCTCATCGCCATCTGCGGTGCCGTTGGCATAGTGAGCTACGCGTCGATGGACGCCTTCCTGACCCGGCAGCTTGATGACCAGCTCAGCCAGGCCGCCAACCTGGCCGACAACCCGGGCCGCCCGCCGTTTGGCGGTTTCAACGGACGGGACCCCTTGGACGCCCGGGGCCAAAGAATCGGCACCGTGAACGCGAGCATCCGCAACGGCCAGGTCAGTTCCGGCGGCTTCCTCGCCTCGGACACCACCCGCCAGCCCCTGTCCACGGAGGACAAGGAGACGCTCCTCGAACTCGATGCCAACTCCCGGCCTGTGGACCGCTCCATGTCCAACGGTGATTACCGGCTGATCGCTGTCCAGACAAACTCCGGTGACATCCTGGTCACGGGACTCCCCCTGGCCACCAAGGAAAGTACCCTCCGGTCCCTCGTATGGACCTTCGTATTCGTCTCCCTGGGTGGCCTGCTGCTGATCGGCCTGGTGGGGACCGTACTGATCCGCCGCACAATGAAACCCCTTGAACAGCTCTCCGAAGTTGCCACCCGGGTGTCTGAACTGCCCTTGGACGCCGGCGAGGTGGCACTGGCCGTCCGTGTGCCGCCGTCGAACTCCAACCCCGGCACCGAGGTGGGCAGCGTGGGGCACGCGCTGAACCTCATGCTGGACAACGTGGCAAGTGCCCTGGAGGCCCGGCAGAAGAGCGAAACCAAGGTGCGCCAGTTCGTGGCTGACGCCTCGCACGAGCTCCGCACCCCGCTGACCGCCATCCGCGGCTACACCGAACTGATGCGGATGACCGAGGACTTCACTCCCGACGGACAGAAATCGCTGGCCCGGGTCCAGAGCCAGTCGGAGCGGATGACGGCCCTGGTGGAGGACCTGCTGCTGCTGGCGCGGCTGGATGAGGGCCAGCCGCTGAAACTGGCCGAAGTGGACCTGACGCAGCTGGTGGTGGAAAGCGTCAGCGACGAAAAAGTCATGGCCCCCAGCCACACCTGGCGGCTGGATCTTCCTGCGGAGCCAGTGCTGGTCAACGGGGACGGCGCGCAGCTGCGGCAGGTGCTCATGAACCTGCTGTCCAACGCCCGGAAGCACACCCCCGCCGGAACCACCGTAGTGGCCGGCGTCGGAACCGCACCGGACGGCGCCGCGGTGGTGACGGTGACGGACGACGGCGGAGGCATCCCGGCGGACTTCGTGGACCACGTCTTTTCACGCTTCGCCCGCGCAGACGCGGCCCGCAAGGGCCGCGGCGACCAGGCCGGCGCTGCGGTTGCCGAGGGCACCAGCGGGCTGGGCCTGTCCATCGTCCAGTCCATCGTGGAAGCCCACGGCGGCCGGGTAACGGTCACATCACGGCCGGGGATGACGGAATTCGCGCTCCGCCTCCCTAGCGTGGCCTGA
- a CDS encoding aggregation-promoting factor C-terminal-like domain-containing protein yields the protein MSKFTVKPRPKSAPGHSAQPETRKKSSFGKRAAVLAVSAAMLVGVGAAGQATDGFSRVAATGTESPAATDSQMSIEKSEIRSNPAASAPAELKVQPQEAAPAPAAEPAPAAAPAPAPTPEPAPAPAPEPAPAPEPAPVVAVNDPAGAQAYASSQLASYGWAQDQMQCLVTLWTKESDWTTTATNASSGAYGIVQSLPAEKMASAGPDYLTNYRTQINWGLNYIKERYQSPCGALNFHLGNNWY from the coding sequence ATGTCTAAATTCACGGTAAAACCGCGCCCAAAATCGGCCCCGGGCCACAGCGCGCAGCCTGAAACCCGCAAGAAGTCTTCCTTCGGCAAGCGCGCCGCGGTCCTCGCAGTGTCCGCAGCCATGCTGGTGGGCGTAGGCGCCGCAGGCCAGGCCACGGACGGATTTTCCCGCGTCGCAGCCACCGGGACTGAATCCCCCGCTGCCACCGATTCCCAGATGAGCATCGAGAAGAGCGAAATCCGCTCGAACCCGGCCGCGTCCGCTCCCGCCGAACTCAAGGTGCAGCCCCAGGAAGCGGCCCCTGCACCGGCGGCAGAACCGGCCCCGGCCGCAGCGCCCGCCCCGGCCCCCACACCGGAACCGGCACCTGCTCCCGCACCGGAGCCTGCCCCGGCTCCCGAGCCCGCACCCGTCGTTGCCGTCAACGATCCTGCCGGCGCCCAGGCCTACGCGTCCAGCCAGCTGGCCAGCTACGGCTGGGCCCAGGACCAGATGCAGTGCCTGGTCACTCTGTGGACCAAGGAATCGGACTGGACCACCACGGCCACCAACGCCAGCAGCGGCGCCTACGGCATCGTGCAGTCCCTGCCCGCCGAAAAAATGGCGAGCGCCGGCCCCGACTACCTGACCAACTACCGCACGCAGATCAACTGGGGCCTGAACTACATCAAGGAGCGCTACCAGTCCCCGTGTGGCGCCCTGAACTTCCACCTGGGCAACAACTGGTACTAA
- a CDS encoding TetR/AcrR family transcriptional regulator, producing the protein MGTHSLEAAKGRRPARTTATRQKLFDASMALIGERGAANVTVDEIAAAAGVSKGTVYYNFGSKSELIAQLLRHGVDILKARLLGAADAGSPRSGRPGKAGKAGDAGAGSAAAPAGDPLAAMEAMIGQAMDFMAEYPSFARLWVSENWRIPSEWQGTFAVLRGELLEVVGQAVDNVARAYPVDESVPRGSLETAIFGACFVVGLDRQTYNPERTRDQSVAAIMAIMRGYVLKDARPRG; encoded by the coding sequence ATGGGCACCCACTCGCTGGAGGCTGCGAAGGGGCGGCGTCCGGCCCGGACCACGGCCACCCGGCAGAAGCTGTTCGACGCCTCCATGGCGCTGATCGGCGAGCGCGGGGCCGCCAATGTGACGGTGGACGAGATCGCTGCGGCGGCGGGCGTATCGAAGGGTACGGTCTACTACAACTTCGGGAGCAAGTCCGAACTGATCGCCCAGCTGCTGAGGCATGGGGTGGACATCCTGAAGGCCAGGCTGCTGGGTGCCGCCGACGCCGGGAGCCCGCGTTCCGGACGCCCGGGCAAGGCCGGTAAGGCCGGCGATGCCGGGGCCGGTAGCGCAGCCGCGCCGGCCGGGGATCCCCTGGCGGCCATGGAAGCGATGATCGGCCAGGCCATGGATTTCATGGCCGAGTACCCGTCCTTCGCGCGCTTGTGGGTCAGCGAGAACTGGCGGATCCCCAGCGAGTGGCAGGGAACGTTCGCGGTGCTGCGGGGCGAGCTGCTGGAGGTGGTGGGGCAGGCCGTGGACAACGTGGCAAGGGCCTACCCGGTGGACGAGTCGGTACCGCGCGGAAGCCTGGAAACGGCAATCTTCGGCGCGTGCTTTGTGGTGGGCCTGGACCGGCAGACCTATAACCCCGAACGGACCCGTGACCAAAGCGTTGCAGCAATCATGGCCATCATGCGCGGCTACGTCCTGAAGGATGCGCGCCCTCGGGGATGA
- a CDS encoding SixA phosphatase family protein, with amino-acid sequence MSEHHLRRLVIMRHSKADWPGGVADHERPLEERGHREAPLAGKWLLKHNIVPDFILCSSALRTRQTCTWVCSELGDKAPTPKLEDGLYAASALRMLAVVNHVPDTVTTLMLISHLPGVQDLAMHLASRDSDHDAYMDAATRYPTSALTVLETEKSWAELDGQDARITRFKVPRAH; translated from the coding sequence ATGAGTGAGCACCATCTTCGCCGGCTTGTGATCATGCGGCACTCCAAAGCCGACTGGCCGGGCGGGGTTGCCGATCATGAGCGGCCCCTGGAGGAACGCGGCCACCGCGAGGCACCGCTGGCCGGGAAGTGGCTGCTCAAGCACAACATCGTCCCTGACTTCATCCTGTGCTCAAGTGCCCTGCGTACCCGACAGACCTGCACCTGGGTGTGTTCGGAGCTGGGGGACAAGGCGCCCACGCCCAAGCTCGAGGACGGGCTGTACGCAGCCTCGGCCCTGCGCATGCTTGCCGTGGTTAACCACGTTCCAGACACCGTGACCACGCTGATGCTGATCTCGCACCTGCCGGGTGTCCAGGACCTGGCGATGCACCTGGCGTCCCGGGACTCCGACCATGACGCTTATATGGATGCCGCCACCCGGTATCCCACCAGCGCGCTGACGGTACTGGAAACTGAAAAGTCGTGGGCCGAGCTGGACGGGCAGGACGCCCGCATCACCAGGTTCAAGGTTCCCCGGGCCCACTAG